In Pantoea cypripedii, the DNA window AATATCTTTAATCGTAACTCGCATAACGAACTGCGATTAATCAGACACAGAACTAATAAAATGAGTCCGCTGATAATCAGCTGGCTGAATGTTGACTTCATCGTCACTTACTCCTTGATTTAAAGCGAGCAAGCGACTACCCTGACATTGTTTGGATGTGGTAGGGTAGTCGCTCGCTCGCGGTGGTTAAGTAAAATTAATCCCGCGAGCAAACTCTCCACAACCCACCTCAATTATCCTTTCTGATGCTTAAGGCAGATTGCC includes these proteins:
- a CDS encoding Hok/Gef family protein, which encodes MKSTFSQLIISGLILLVLCLINRSSLCELRLKIFTAELSAVMACELRS